A region of Sulfuricella denitrificans skB26 DNA encodes the following proteins:
- a CDS encoding cyanophycin synthetase: protein MNKKIEFLKIVPLRGPNIWTYRPVLEAWVDIGDLEDSPSNTIPGFYERLSSWLPSLIEHRCGVGERGGFLLRVREGTWPGHILEHVTLELQNLAGMQSGFGKARSTSVRGVYKVVVRSRHEEVSRDCLHAARDLVMAAIEDRPFDIPATVARLRDLADSLCLGPSTACIVDAASDRRIPSIRLTEGNLVQLGYGARSRRIWTAETDQTSAIAESISSDKDLTKDLLQACGVPVPEGRIVESPEDAWEAAEEIGVPVVVKPRDGNHGRGVSTELMTREEIAAAYKLALDEGSDVLVERFVRGNEHRLLVVGGRLAAAARGESASVTGDSRSTIIELIDTQINTDPRRGTTEDYPLNLVRVDEDPAVRLEITRQGFTPDAIPPLGVEVMIQRNGNVAFDVTDLVHPDVAATVCLAARIVGLDIAGVDLVAEDISRPLDEQRGAIVEVNAGPGLLMHLKPASGEPRPIGRAIVDSLFPEGENGRIPVVGITGTNGTNLVARLVAHLLHLSGKRVSLACSDGLYHDQRLVENGNRATWAAARKILLNRVAEAAVFENGSDMILSEGLAYDRCQVGVVTNIDPTLHFGKYYIETPDQVFNVLRTQVDVVLPDGVAVLNGNDTMVAEMAPLCDGEVIFFGANPDVPAITEHLTQGKRAVLVRDGFVTLATGNEEVQLVETSGIMLAEAGAAGLQIEHVLAAAGSAWALGLPLELIRAGIETFSAD, encoded by the coding sequence ATGAATAAGAAAATCGAATTTCTCAAAATCGTGCCCCTGCGCGGGCCGAATATATGGACATACCGTCCGGTACTCGAAGCATGGGTTGATATCGGAGACCTGGAGGACTCGCCTTCCAATACCATCCCCGGTTTCTACGAGCGCCTGTCATCATGGCTGCCCTCGCTGATCGAACACCGGTGTGGCGTTGGCGAGCGGGGAGGCTTCCTGCTGCGGGTGCGCGAGGGGACTTGGCCGGGGCACATTCTCGAACATGTCACCCTGGAGTTGCAGAACCTGGCGGGCATGCAAAGCGGTTTCGGGAAAGCGCGCAGCACCTCGGTGCGGGGTGTTTATAAAGTCGTGGTACGCTCGCGCCACGAAGAAGTGAGCCGCGACTGCCTGCACGCTGCTCGCGATCTGGTGATGGCGGCGATCGAGGACCGTCCGTTCGACATTCCCGCCACGGTTGCCCGCCTGCGCGATCTGGCCGATTCGCTTTGCCTCGGCCCGAGCACGGCATGCATCGTCGATGCAGCCTCGGATCGACGCATTCCGTCCATCCGACTGACTGAAGGCAACCTGGTACAACTCGGCTACGGCGCCCGAAGCCGTCGCATCTGGACCGCCGAGACCGACCAGACCAGCGCCATTGCCGAAAGCATTTCCAGCGACAAGGATCTGACCAAGGACCTGCTTCAAGCTTGCGGCGTGCCAGTTCCCGAAGGCCGTATCGTGGAAAGCCCGGAAGACGCCTGGGAAGCCGCCGAGGAAATCGGTGTCCCGGTCGTGGTCAAACCTCGCGATGGCAACCATGGCCGGGGTGTTTCCACCGAACTGATGACGCGCGAAGAGATCGCGGCCGCCTACAAATTGGCGCTCGACGAGGGCAGCGATGTCCTCGTCGAGCGCTTCGTACGCGGCAATGAACACCGGTTGCTGGTCGTGGGCGGACGCCTGGCGGCGGCGGCTCGCGGGGAATCGGCCTCCGTAACGGGCGACAGCCGTTCAACCATCATCGAACTCATCGACACCCAGATCAATACCGACCCACGGCGCGGCACGACCGAAGATTACCCGCTCAACCTGGTTCGGGTAGATGAAGACCCGGCTGTCCGGCTCGAAATCACGCGCCAGGGTTTTACCCCTGACGCCATACCGCCACTGGGCGTTGAAGTAATGATCCAGCGCAACGGTAACGTCGCCTTCGACGTGACCGATCTGGTCCATCCGGATGTGGCTGCAACCGTTTGTCTCGCAGCCCGTATCGTCGGACTGGATATTGCAGGGGTCGACCTGGTCGCCGAAGATATCTCGCGTCCCCTCGACGAGCAGCGCGGCGCGATCGTCGAAGTCAACGCAGGCCCTGGCCTGCTGATGCACCTCAAGCCGGCAAGCGGCGAACCCCGCCCCATAGGCAGGGCCATCGTCGACAGTCTGTTTCCCGAAGGCGAGAACGGTCGCATCCCCGTTGTCGGCATCACCGGTACGAACGGGACCAATCTGGTCGCACGACTGGTAGCGCATCTGCTTCACCTCAGCGGCAAGCGCGTGAGCCTGGCGTGTAGCGACGGTCTATATCATGATCAACGACTGGTTGAAAATGGGAATCGTGCGACCTGGGCAGCCGCACGCAAGATACTGCTGAACCGAGTGGCCGAGGCAGCCGTCTTCGAGAATGGCAGCGATATGATACTGAGCGAGGGGCTGGCCTACGATCGATGCCAGGTCGGCGTCGTCACGAATATCGACCCGACCCTGCACTTCGGAAAATATTACATCGAGACACCCGATCAGGTATTCAACGTGCTGCGCACCCAGGTAGACGTAGTTCTTCCGGACGGGGTGGCGGTGCTCAACGGCAACGACACTATGGTGGCAGAAATGGCGCCGCTATGTGATGGCGAAGTCATTTTCTTCGGCGCCAATCCGGATGTTCCGGCCATCACTGAGCACCTGACTCAGGGGAAGCGCGCGGTGCTGGTGCGCGACGGCTTCGTGACACTCGCTACAGGCAATGAAGAAGTACAACTTGTCGAAACATCCGGCATCATGCTGGCAGAAGCTGGAGCTGCCGGGCTGCAAATCGAGCATGTGCTGGCGGCGGCCGGATCGGCATGGGCACTCGGCCTGCCGCTGGAACTGATCCGCGCAGGAATAGAAACCTTTAGTGCCGACTAA
- the queE gene encoding 7-carboxy-7-deazaguanine synthase QueE: MPVPNNVAPQLSLRINEIFHSLQGETSRVGLPTVFIRLTGCPLRCTYCDTSYAFNEGETLTLAEIFDKVTQFHARYVTVTGGEPLAQKNCLPLLQQLCDAGYSVSLETGGAMDISKVDTRVSRILDIKTPGSGEAEKNRWKNLELLTPQDEVKFVLCGEEDYQWAKQVLSEKRIADRCPVLFSASQGQLEPARLADWILRDNLPVRLQIQLHKFLWGEGRGK, encoded by the coding sequence TTGCCGGTTCCAAATAATGTAGCGCCGCAGCTCAGCCTGCGGATCAATGAGATATTCCATTCTCTTCAAGGCGAAACCAGTCGTGTCGGATTACCTACGGTATTTATCCGGCTGACCGGGTGCCCACTTCGCTGTACCTACTGCGATACCTCTTACGCCTTTAATGAAGGGGAAACCCTGACGCTGGCAGAAATTTTCGACAAGGTTACGCAATTTCACGCTCGTTATGTCACCGTGACCGGTGGCGAACCGCTGGCCCAGAAGAATTGCCTGCCGCTGTTGCAGCAGCTTTGCGATGCGGGCTATTCGGTGTCGCTGGAAACCGGGGGGGCGATGGATATTTCCAAAGTGGATACCCGTGTTTCCCGAATACTGGACATCAAAACACCAGGTTCGGGCGAGGCTGAAAAAAATCGCTGGAAAAACCTGGAGCTGCTGACCCCGCAGGACGAAGTCAAATTCGTGCTATGCGGCGAAGAGGATTATCAGTGGGCGAAACAAGTGCTGAGCGAGAAACGTATCGCCGACCGTTGCCCGGTGCTGTTTTCAGCTTCTCAAGGCCAGCTTGAGCCAGCCAGGCTGGCCGACTGGATACTGCGCGACAATCTGCCGGTTAGACTGCAAATTCAACTGCATAAATTCTTGTGGGGTGAGGGGCGAGGGAAATAA
- the tolB gene encoding Tol-Pal system beta propeller repeat protein TolB, translating to MIFRNLLIGAAWLLFAPFAHAALTIEIVGSGANQIPISVVPFAGESALPQGVTAVVAADLQRSGLFKIIDPAGVRPEPHELAEVNYLDWRTRGADALAIGSVLSRPDGKLEVRFRLLDAVKQTQLDAYSYVIDRTLVRATAHKIADLIYEKLTGDVGVFSTRIAYIVKSGSRYELQVADADGYGAQTVLASKEPIISPSWSPDGTRLAYVSFERKKPIIYVQSLVSGQRQVLAQFKGNNSAPAWSPDGKQLALVLTKDGGSQIYLINADGSGVKRVSYSSGIDTEPSFSPDGAFIIFTSDRGGSPQIYRMSVSGSGAQRLTFEGNYNVSPHFSPDGKSFTFIQRVSGSSFHVALQDVASGQMQLLTDTRMDESPSFAPNGKMLLYATEIGGRGILAAVSSDGRVKQRLSTQAGDVREPEWGPLLKNR from the coding sequence ATGATATTCAGAAATTTACTTATTGGCGCTGCGTGGCTGTTGTTTGCGCCATTCGCGCATGCGGCTCTTACCATCGAAATCGTCGGCAGTGGCGCCAACCAGATTCCGATTTCGGTCGTGCCCTTTGCCGGCGAAAGTGCTCTGCCGCAGGGGGTTACCGCCGTGGTTGCGGCGGATTTACAGCGTAGCGGACTGTTCAAGATTATCGACCCCGCCGGAGTGCGGCCCGAGCCGCACGAACTGGCTGAGGTGAACTACCTGGACTGGCGTACGCGCGGTGCTGACGCACTGGCGATCGGCAGCGTGTTGTCGAGACCCGACGGCAAACTGGAGGTGCGTTTCCGCTTGCTCGATGCGGTGAAGCAGACGCAGCTCGACGCTTACAGCTATGTGATTGATCGTACCCTGGTGCGCGCCACGGCGCACAAGATTGCCGATCTGATTTACGAGAAACTCACCGGCGATGTCGGTGTGTTCAGTACCCGTATTGCCTATATCGTCAAGAGTGGCTCGCGTTACGAGCTGCAGGTGGCGGATGCGGACGGCTATGGCGCGCAGACGGTACTAGCTTCCAAGGAGCCGATTATTTCCCCCTCATGGTCGCCGGATGGCACCAGGCTGGCATATGTTTCGTTCGAGCGGAAAAAACCGATCATTTACGTTCAATCGCTGGTCAGCGGCCAGCGTCAGGTGCTGGCCCAGTTCAAGGGCAACAACAGCGCGCCGGCATGGTCGCCGGACGGCAAGCAGCTTGCACTTGTGCTGACCAAGGATGGCGGTTCGCAGATTTATCTGATCAATGCCGATGGTAGCGGGGTTAAACGCGTGAGCTACAGCTCAGGCATCGATACCGAGCCGTCATTTTCACCGGACGGCGCCTTTATCATATTCACTTCGGACCGGGGTGGCAGCCCGCAGATTTACCGCATGTCGGTTAGCGGCAGCGGTGCGCAGCGCCTGACTTTCGAGGGCAATTACAACGTTTCCCCCCATTTCAGCCCGGACGGCAAGAGTTTTACCTTTATCCAGCGCGTCAGCGGTTCTTCTTTTCATGTGGCCCTGCAGGACGTAGCGTCTGGACAGATGCAATTGCTGACGGATACGCGCATGGACGAATCCCCCAGTTTCGCGCCGAATGGCAAAATGCTACTATATGCCACTGAAATTGGAGGGCGCGGGATACTGGCCGCGGTTTCGAGCGATGGTCGGGTCAAGCAGCGGTTGTCCACCCAGGCCGGCGACGTGCGTGAGCCCGAGTGGGGTCCATTGTTGAAGAATCGGTAA
- the ybgF gene encoding tol-pal system protein YbgF, which translates to MSTAGLFSDDEAHQKIALLQKQIQGMEERVVQMENTARSQGVGLLSQLDALKSDLAALRGQIEVHTHDIETTQKRQRDLYVDLDSRLRKLETVGGVPAPQADSGKPASSDPTPVDPVSADESSAYDAALGLFKSGNYQGAIDSFQSFVGAHPNSQLAPSAYYWIGNSYFNLREYKSAIANQQKLVSQYPGSTKVPDALLNIASCQQGLGDASEAKKTLKNIVSKYPLSNAAELAKKRLAGSK; encoded by the coding sequence TTGAGTACCGCTGGTCTGTTTTCGGACGACGAAGCCCACCAGAAAATTGCGTTGCTCCAGAAGCAAATTCAGGGAATGGAGGAGCGCGTCGTGCAAATGGAAAACACGGCACGTTCTCAGGGTGTGGGTTTACTGTCGCAACTGGACGCGCTTAAGTCCGACCTGGCCGCATTGCGCGGACAGATCGAGGTGCATACCCACGACATTGAAACCACGCAAAAGCGGCAGCGCGATCTTTATGTCGATCTCGACAGCCGCCTGCGCAAGCTTGAGACTGTCGGCGGGGTACCCGCTCCACAGGCGGATTCTGGCAAGCCAGCCTCTTCCGACCCGACCCCGGTTGATCCGGTCAGTGCCGATGAATCCAGTGCGTATGATGCCGCCTTGGGTTTATTCAAGTCGGGTAATTATCAAGGGGCCATCGACAGTTTTCAAAGCTTTGTCGGTGCGCATCCCAACAGTCAGCTTGCCCCCAGTGCCTACTACTGGATCGGCAACTCCTACTTTAATTTGCGCGAATACAAGAGTGCCATCGCCAATCAACAGAAACTGGTCAGCCAGTATCCAGGCAGCACCAAGGTGCCGGATGCGCTACTGAATATCGCCAGCTGTCAGCAAGGCTTGGGCGATGCATCTGAAGCGAAAAAGACACTCAAAAATATCGTGTCGAAATACCCGCTCAGTAACGCCGCTGAATTGGCAAAGAAGCGTCTTGCCGGTTCCAAATAA
- the pal gene encoding peptidoglycan-associated lipoprotein Pal — MKKILFSTLLVSLLVGCASQDVKDQPKAAVEDRTTTQAGADTKSAGQQSVTANPLTDPSNILSKRSVYYDFDKSDVKAEYKPMVEAHAKYLTSNKSAKVAVQGNCDERGSREYNIALGNQRADSVRKMMNVFGASDSQIEVVSFGEEKPRAACHDESCWKENRRSDIVYQGE; from the coding sequence ATGAAAAAGATATTGTTCAGTACTTTGTTGGTTAGTTTATTGGTAGGTTGTGCAAGCCAGGACGTGAAGGATCAGCCCAAAGCAGCGGTCGAGGACAGAACGACGACACAAGCGGGTGCGGATACCAAGTCTGCCGGTCAGCAGTCAGTGACAGCCAACCCCCTGACAGATCCCAGCAACATCCTCTCCAAGCGCAGCGTGTATTACGACTTCGACAAATCTGACGTGAAGGCCGAGTACAAGCCGATGGTCGAGGCGCATGCCAAGTATTTGACTAGCAACAAGAGTGCCAAGGTTGCAGTTCAGGGCAACTGCGACGAGCGCGGTAGCCGCGAGTACAACATTGCCCTGGGCAATCAGCGTGCCGACAGCGTCAGGAAAATGATGAATGTGTTCGGCGCGTCCGACAGCCAGATCGAGGTCGTCAGCTTTGGCGAGGAGAAACCCCGCGCTGCCTGCCATGACGAATCCTGCTGGAAAGAGAATCGTCGCTCCGATATCGTTTACCAGGGCGAGTAA
- the tolA gene encoding cell envelope integrity protein TolA — protein sequence MPPAERKKPSRKWAIALAVLVHLIFAVVLIFGIDWQTKEASPVMAELWSSVSAPATKPVPKPEPAPRLEPKPQPKPVPKPEPKPKPEPKLEQPKPVKADIELKDKEKEKEKEKEKKRKEEEKEKKKAEAEKKLKEQALKVQHAMLEAEQVALDKQREAAEAARQQAATQAASQRLMNDAISRISSHIRRFVVMPPDVVGNPQAEFDVFLIPTGEVLNVKLSRSSGNPAYDTAVERAIRKASPLPLPTDPSLIGRFRELKLKFRPNE from the coding sequence ATGCCGCCAGCCGAACGGAAGAAGCCGAGCCGGAAATGGGCGATTGCACTGGCTGTCCTGGTGCATCTGATATTTGCCGTCGTGCTGATATTCGGCATCGACTGGCAGACCAAGGAGGCTTCGCCGGTGATGGCCGAGCTGTGGAGCAGCGTTTCTGCTCCCGCTACAAAGCCGGTGCCAAAACCCGAGCCTGCGCCTCGTCTGGAGCCCAAGCCTCAACCCAAACCTGTTCCCAAGCCGGAGCCAAAACCAAAACCAGAACCCAAGCTGGAGCAGCCCAAGCCGGTCAAGGCCGACATCGAGCTTAAAGACAAAGAAAAAGAGAAAGAAAAAGAGAAAGAAAAAAAGCGTAAGGAAGAAGAGAAAGAGAAGAAAAAGGCCGAAGCAGAGAAAAAGCTCAAAGAGCAGGCGCTGAAGGTACAGCATGCCATGCTGGAAGCTGAACAGGTGGCATTGGACAAGCAGCGGGAGGCTGCGGAGGCGGCGCGTCAGCAGGCGGCTACCCAGGCCGCATCCCAGCGTCTGATGAACGATGCGATTAGCCGGATCAGCAGCCATATCAGGCGTTTCGTGGTGATGCCGCCGGATGTGGTGGGGAACCCGCAGGCCGAGTTCGATGTCTTCTTGATACCGACGGGCGAGGTGCTGAACGTGAAATTGTCGCGTAGCAGCGGCAACCCGGCCTACGATACCGCAGTGGAACGGGCTATACGCAAGGCTTCGCCTTTGCCTCTGCCCACCGACCCTTCGCTGATCGGACGGTTCAGGGAGTTGAAGTTGAAATTTCGACCGAACGAATAA
- a CDS encoding surface-adhesin E family protein, with the protein MTALNKIERHAFHTYPLLQKAKRLAVLLALTAYIPAYAAEEWLTIPTSSDNITFSIDKVNLERSGKVVKFWEKIVYLQPTVKDETSGRMIKEKKMRRIMNCAERTQGLLHGVTYSDQGKFITSLSLDEDKTSMTAIPHNTVAETEFEIVCANIPRQAGLVAYPK; encoded by the coding sequence ATGACCGCTTTGAATAAAATTGAAAGACATGCTTTTCATACCTATCCGTTATTGCAGAAGGCCAAACGCCTGGCGGTGCTATTAGCGCTCACTGCCTACATCCCGGCGTATGCGGCGGAAGAATGGCTGACCATTCCAACCTCCTCCGACAACATCACCTTTTCCATCGACAAGGTTAATCTTGAACGTAGCGGCAAGGTGGTCAAATTTTGGGAAAAAATCGTTTACCTCCAGCCAACGGTCAAAGATGAAACTTCCGGCAGGATGATCAAGGAAAAGAAAATGCGCCGCATCATGAATTGCGCGGAACGGACCCAGGGCCTGCTCCACGGCGTAACTTACAGCGACCAAGGCAAATTCATCACCTCCCTCTCACTGGATGAAGACAAAACATCGATGACTGCAATACCACACAACACGGTGGCAGAAACAGAGTTTGAAATAGTCTGCGCAAACATCCCCCGGCAAGCCGGATTAGTCGCCTATCCGAAATAA
- the cphA gene encoding cyanophycin synthetase, with protein sequence MEVSRIRALRGPNLWSRRTVIEAIVKCRECLIGDMPDFEARLRARFPEIGSLRPAGHEESIPMAHALEFAALGLQVQAGCPVTFSRTAATTEADVFQIVVEYSEEQVGRLAFELAQTLCHAAANDMPFDLADALARLRELDEDERLGPSTGAIVQAAVTRGIPYRRMTSGSMVQLGWGSRQRRIQAAETDHTSAISEAIAQDKELTKILLDAAGVPIPQGRPVSDAEDAWVAACEIGGPVVIKPQDGNQGKGVAVNIETHERVLAAYAASAEVSSEIMVERYIPGYDFRLLVVGNHLVAAARRDPPQVIGDDVHTVRELVEQVNSDPLRGEGHSTSLTKIHFDDIALATLATQGHAADSVPAKGARVLLRNNANLSTGGSATDVTDDVHPELAARAVAAAQMIGLDICGVDVVCDSVHRSLEEQGGAVIEVNAAPGLRMHLAPSFGKGRAVGEAIIASMFAEGEDGRIPIVAVAGTNGKTTTVRLISHLLGEKGLRVGMTNSDGVYIQGRRIDTGDCSGPKSARTVLRHPDVDAVVLETARGGVLREGLAFDRCNVAVVTNIGMGDHLGLSYISTVEDLAVVKRVIVENVAPGGVAVLNAADPIVVKMADACPGSVTFFTSDLHHPVMATHHARGLRVVYVNEGGIVAAEGSFEHRIALAQIPLTRNGTIGFQVENAMAAIAAGWALGLDWEIIRAGLTSFVSDAATVPGRFNLFDYRGATLIADYGHNPDAIQALVKAIEHMPAKRRIVVISGAGDRRNEDISQQTQILGEAFDTVILYQDQCQRGRADGEVLALLQQGLEQASRATAIEEIRGEFLAIDTALARLEPGDLCLILIDEVDAALAHIAKRIAEC encoded by the coding sequence ATGGAAGTATCACGCATCAGGGCGTTGCGCGGCCCCAATCTTTGGAGCAGACGCACCGTAATCGAAGCCATTGTGAAGTGCCGTGAATGCCTGATCGGGGATATGCCCGACTTCGAAGCCAGACTACGCGCACGGTTCCCGGAAATCGGTTCCTTGAGACCCGCTGGCCACGAAGAATCCATTCCCATGGCGCACGCTCTGGAATTCGCCGCCCTTGGGCTGCAAGTGCAAGCCGGGTGTCCGGTGACCTTCAGTCGCACTGCAGCAACAACTGAGGCTGATGTATTCCAGATCGTGGTCGAATACAGCGAGGAGCAGGTTGGCCGGCTCGCGTTCGAGCTCGCGCAAACGCTTTGCCACGCGGCCGCGAACGATATGCCCTTCGACCTTGCCGACGCACTGGCACGCCTGCGCGAACTGGATGAGGACGAGCGCCTCGGACCCAGCACCGGGGCCATCGTTCAGGCCGCAGTGACGCGTGGAATCCCTTATCGGCGCATGACTTCGGGCAGCATGGTACAACTAGGATGGGGTAGCCGGCAGCGCCGCATCCAGGCCGCCGAGACAGACCATACCAGCGCCATTTCCGAGGCCATCGCCCAGGACAAGGAACTGACCAAAATATTGCTTGATGCAGCCGGAGTTCCGATACCTCAAGGGCGGCCTGTGTCGGATGCCGAGGACGCCTGGGTGGCAGCCTGCGAAATCGGCGGCCCGGTGGTGATCAAACCCCAGGATGGCAATCAGGGCAAAGGTGTCGCCGTCAATATCGAGACCCATGAACGCGTGCTGGCGGCCTATGCCGCCTCCGCCGAAGTCAGCTCGGAAATCATGGTTGAACGCTACATTCCCGGCTATGACTTCCGCCTGCTGGTGGTAGGAAATCATCTTGTCGCAGCGGCACGGCGCGACCCTCCCCAGGTGATCGGCGACGACGTTCATACCGTTCGTGAACTCGTCGAGCAAGTCAACAGCGATCCCCTGCGAGGCGAAGGACATTCAACCTCTCTCACCAAAATCCACTTCGACGACATCGCCCTGGCGACACTCGCCACTCAGGGGCACGCCGCAGATTCCGTACCCGCCAAGGGTGCGCGCGTGCTGTTGCGGAACAATGCAAACCTGAGCACGGGCGGATCGGCGACCGATGTGACCGACGACGTTCACCCGGAATTGGCGGCACGTGCAGTAGCAGCAGCCCAGATGATCGGACTCGACATCTGCGGAGTAGACGTGGTGTGTGACAGCGTACACAGGTCGCTTGAGGAACAAGGCGGCGCCGTGATTGAAGTCAACGCTGCTCCGGGCCTGCGCATGCACCTTGCGCCTTCGTTTGGCAAGGGGCGTGCAGTCGGCGAGGCAATCATCGCCAGCATGTTCGCCGAAGGCGAAGATGGCCGCATACCGATAGTGGCGGTGGCAGGCACCAATGGAAAAACCACAACCGTGCGCCTGATCTCTCACCTGCTTGGCGAGAAGGGTTTGCGCGTGGGCATGACCAACTCGGACGGCGTCTATATCCAGGGGCGGCGCATCGACACCGGAGACTGCAGCGGCCCCAAGAGTGCCCGCACTGTACTACGCCATCCCGATGTCGATGCCGTAGTTCTCGAAACCGCGCGTGGCGGCGTATTGCGCGAAGGACTGGCCTTTGATCGCTGCAACGTGGCGGTCGTCACCAACATCGGCATGGGGGATCACCTCGGCCTGAGTTATATCAGCACGGTCGAGGATCTGGCCGTGGTAAAACGGGTTATCGTCGAGAACGTTGCGCCTGGCGGCGTTGCAGTTCTCAACGCAGCGGACCCGATCGTGGTGAAGATGGCCGATGCCTGTCCAGGTTCGGTCACCTTCTTCACCAGCGACCTGCATCATCCGGTCATGGCCACTCACCATGCGCGCGGCCTGCGTGTGGTGTACGTAAACGAAGGCGGCATCGTGGCCGCAGAAGGCAGCTTCGAACATCGCATCGCCTTGGCGCAGATTCCTCTCACCCGGAATGGCACTATCGGCTTCCAGGTCGAGAACGCGATGGCAGCGATCGCCGCCGGATGGGCGTTGGGTCTGGACTGGGAAATCATCCGCGCCGGCCTGACCTCGTTCGTAAGCGATGCGGCAACCGTACCAGGGCGATTCAACCTGTTCGACTACCGTGGCGCCACCCTGATCGCGGACTACGGACACAACCCGGATGCCATCCAGGCGCTGGTGAAGGCCATCGAGCACATGCCCGCGAAGCGGCGCATTGTCGTGATTAGCGGCGCGGGTGACCGGCGAAATGAAGATATCAGCCAGCAAACCCAGATCCTGGGTGAGGCTTTCGACACGGTGATTTTATATCAGGATCAATGCCAGCGCGGGCGGGCCGACGGTGAAGTGCTGGCGCTCCTGCAGCAGGGCCTGGAGCAAGCCAGCCGTGCCACGGCGATTGAGGAAATCCGGGGTGAATTTCTGGCCATCGACACCGCCCTGGCACGCCTGGAACCCGGCGACCTGTGTCTGATCCTCATCGATGAAGTGGATGCCGCGCTAGCCCACATAGCGAAGCGAATTGCTGAGTGCTGA